The genomic region GAAGACGCAATGGGTAAGCCAGTCTCAGTTTCTTACATTCCTCGACTGTTAAAACATCTTTTTTGTCGTTCACTTTTGGGTCTTGACTTGTGTTGTGATAATGAAACATGAACAGCGAGGATCAAGGTTCATGAGCTAAGGGAGAAATCAAAATCTGATCTTTCGACTCAGTTGCAAGAATTCAAGGCGGAGCTAGCTCTTCTCCGCGTCGCCAAGGTCACTGGAGGTGCTCCCAACAAGCTCTCTAAGATGTATGTGTCTCCACATCTTCAAAAAGATTgcatttttatcacattttgaGTGATTGACGTGACGGACACGCAATATCTACTCTATagctttgtttattattttcctaGTGGTAGTGGTTAAACAAGCATAGATCTCAAATGggttgtgttttgttttttgattttcAGCAAGGTGGTGAGGAAATCAATCGCTCAGGTGTTGACAGTGATCTCACAGAAGCAAAAGTCTGCTCTAAGAGAGGTGTACAAGAACCAGAAGTTTTTGCCTCTTGATCTTCGTCCTAAGAAGACTAGAGCTATCAGGAGGAGACTCACCAAGCATCAGGTAATTTAACCATGTTCGGTTCATATCTCGCAGTGTCTCTGTCTACTACTGTATTATGTTTAGTTGAAGCAAAAAGTTGATATTGAGTAACGAACATTTGGCTTGCTTTTGGGATAGGCATCGCTGAAGACAgaaagggagaagaagaaggaaatgTACTTTCCAATCAGAAAGTACGCTATTAAGGTGTAACTTGTTCTTATTAATCACATCATCaatctttttgtgtttttgagTTTTAGCTCTTGTGTGAGTggcctttttttattttatgttccaTGTTAAAAGACTCATCTTAATTAAAGATTTTGATTCACAAGCGTTATTGTTATCTGACCGAGCTGAGTTAACTTCTACGGGTTCAACTGATCATATTTTAAACTGGTTCTACCCTAATGATCGAATATATGTGTCCACTGGATCAGTTCGTATATGGTCAAAACATATGCATTGCATTGGATCTGTTTGTATATAGTCAAAAccaatgttcaagaaatcaTTAGGCAGTGATTAGATATATTACAGGGGATTAGTGTCTGCTAATCAAATACATTATGCTATTTTTGTTTATGATCAATATGCGTAGCTATTTTTTTTGTAgcatttttaaactttttaaatcaGTTATCAGTTTGCTTCGTCCAACATTGGTTACtccatttttttctcaaaaagagAATATTACCAAACCATACCAgctctaataaaaaaaaagaaccgaATTAATTAACTTACAAGTTGACTAAACCAAAAAGTTAACTGAACCAAGaccaaaattaattaactaaaccatccgaatttttttaaaaaagaaaaaaaaatcttagccGGAATCAAAAACTCGGTTGAGCTCAGTAAGATCTTATAAACCGAACTATCTGAATACCGAACCGAACTCTGATTCGGTTAATAGTATATCGTATTAGCTTCGGTTcaattcaataaatattttgCGCAAAAACCCTTCTATTTTCCTTAGTTTTTCATTATTCCCTCACTCTTATTAGGGTTTTGCAAAAACCAAGATCCTCCTTCCTCTCTCGATTTCAATCTCACAATCCCTTTCCGTTGATTTTCGAATTCGTTTGAATTTACTTCATCACCTCGTCTCTTCTTCCCTTCCCTTCTCCGACGAACGATCTCGTTACCAAGGACAATGGACAACGAAGAAGTCCTCGACTTCGACGTAGACGACGACGACGGCATCGACATCGAGCACAACGACTCGATCGACATCCTCGACGACAGCCCCATCCCCgacaccaccacctccaccaccaccaccaccaccaccaccaccaacccCGACTCCTCCGCCGCTCACTACTACTTCCCCGACGGCGACCTCCTCGAGCCATACGACGGCCTCGAGTTCGAGTCCGAGGAATCCGCCAAGGCCTTCTACAACTCCTACGCCCGCCGCGTCGGCTTCAGCACCCGCGTCAGCTCCTCCCGCCGCTCCCGCCGCGACGGCGCCATCATACAGCGCCAGTTCGTCTGCGCCAAGGAAGGATTCCGCAACATGAACGAGAAACGAACCAAGGACAGAGAGATCAAACGCCCCCGAACCGTCACCCGAGTCGGTTGCAAGGCCTCCTTATCCGTCAAAATGCACGACTCCTCCGGTAAGTGGATCGTCTCGGGGTTCGTTAAAGAGCATAACCACGAATTGGTCCCTCCCGATCAGGTCCACTGCTTACGTTCCCACAGGCAGATCTCGGGCCCCGCCAAGACTTTGATCGACACGTTGCAGGCCGCCGGGATGGGGCCCAGGAGGATAATGTCCGCGCTGATTAAAGAGTACGGAGGGATTAGTAAAGTAGGATTCACTGAAGTGGACTGTAGGAATTACATGAGGAACAATAGGCAGAAGAGTATACAGGGAGAGATTCAGCTTCTTCTTGATTACTTGAGGCAGATGAACTCCGAGAATCCCACCTTCTTTTACGCTGTGCAGAGAAGCGAGGATAATCACCATCATGATCATCAGTCTGTTGTTGTGGGGAATGTGTTTTGGGCCGATCCGAAAGCGATTCTTGATTTCGCCTACTTTGGGGATACGGTTACGTTTGACACGACTTACAGGTCTAATAGGTACCGTCTCCCTTTCGCTCCCTTCACGGGGGTGAACCACCACGGGCAGCCGGTTCTTTTCGGATGCGCGTTTATCGTGAACGAGACCGAGGCTTCGTTTGTGTGGCTTTTTAAGACTTGGCTAGCTGCGATGTCTGCACACGCAGCGCGCTCTCCCGTCTCGATCACTACTGATCACGACGCGGTTATACGCGCGGCCGTCGTGCAGGTCTTTCCCGAGGCGCGCCATAGGTTCTGCAAGTGGCATATTTTCAAGAAATGTCAGGAGAAGTTGTCTCATGTGTTCCTCAGGCATCCTTCTTTCGAGTCTGATTTCCATAAGAGTGTTAATCTTACGGACTCGGTTGAGGATTTCGAGTCGTGCTGGTTTTCGCTTCTTGACAAATACGAGCTGAGAGATCATGACTGGCTACAAGCGTTGTACTCTGATCGACGGCAGTGGGTTCCTGTATATCTCCGCGACACCTTTTTCGCGGAGATGTCGTCGACTCAGCGTAGTGACAGTATAAACTCGTATTTTGACGGCTACATCAACGCTTCGACCAACCTGACCCAGTTCTTTAAGCTGTACGAGAAAGCTTTGGAGAGTCGTCTCGAGAAAGAAGTTAAAGCGGATTACGACACGATGAACTCGCCTCCTGTTCTGAAGACCCCGTCTCCGATGGAGAAGCAGGCGTCTGAGCTTTACACGAGGAAGCTGTTCACGAGGTTTCAGGAGGAGCTGGTGGGAACTTTGACTTTCATGGCGTCCAAAGCTGATGACGATGGGGATCTCGGTACCTACCAGGTTGCCAAGTACGGGGAGACTCACAAGGCGCATTGCGTTAAGTTCAACATTTTGGAGATGAGAGCGAACTGCAGTTGCCAGATGTTTGAGTTCTCTGGGATCGTGTGTAGGCATATATTGGCAGTCTTCCGTGTCACCAATCTCCTTACGCTTCCGCCTTACTATATCCTGAAAAGATGGACTAGAAATGCTAAAAGCAGTGTTATATTCGATGACTATGGTTTGCATGCGTATGATAACTACTTGGAGTCTCATACTGTCCGATACAACACTTTACGCCACAAAGCTTTTAATTTTGTGCAAGAAGCGGGGAAATCTATTTATACCTGTGATGTCGCTCTAGTTGCTCTGCAAGAAGCTGCCAAGACAGTGTCCTTGGAAATGAAAAATGAAGTTAGGAGAACTATGGCTAACGGGCATGTAAAAGGGAGTTCTGCAAGTGATGGAGAACATATACGCCGCAGTGAGGAATGTCAGCAAGAAGAGCCCGAGGTGGTGAGTAAGATCAGATGCTCGTTATTTTGATAAAGTGACAATCAAGATTGTTTctctaaacatatatatatttaacgtATCTTTTGTTCTGGATGCATGACCATATtggcttcatttttttttgcaggatgAAATGGACAAGAAGATTATTGAGCTCAGACACGAGCTGGAATTAGCAAACAGGAAATGTGAAGCCTACAGGACTAACCTACTTTCGGTCTTGAAAGAATTGGAAGATCAAAAGTTACAAGTGTCCATCAAAGTGCAGAACATCAAAATCAGCTTAAAGGATAGTCTGTGAAACAAGCAACAAGTTCCAACTGCCATCATCATATATATGATTGCTCATGTATATTATATCTTAGGGTTTTTGAAAAAGGGACCCAACATTTAGTATTTCCCTGTTACAGTAGGTAGTTTCGCAATAGATTGTACTCCCAATCATTTTCTCAGTGAGTAAGAGCATAAAGTTTTTTCCTTCCTCCCGTTGAATTGTGATGTTATGTATCCAGCAGGTTGCACTCACTCTTTCAAGCTTAGTCTTGCATTTTGTACCTTGAGGTAATGTTATTGATTCCCTAAGGGGTCTCTTATTGGCTGGTGTATTTTAATGGATTTGGAAATCCAAATTCAGTGTTAttagttttatatgatttaaaaatcTGTTATTGATTTTATGACTCTAAATAGGTTTTAAAATTCAAGTCATTATAAtgttatttgattatataattcttgaaaaaattcaaaatcatgtgttaaaaaaaaattcaatagcAATAATTTGATTTGAAGTTAGAATTTAATGGATTTGTAAGTGTtcttaaaacaaaatacaaaaaataaatgttgaGTTAGACATAGTTATTTGGTTGGATTTGTATTAttagttctttttttaattctataACACTATTCATACTAGGGGCATagcccccgcgcaagcgcggggccGGGTATATTATTGATGCGTTGTGTAGTTTTGTATATGGGATTTagtcgtttttatttttttttaaattagagagtacattaatattattttatgtttgacatgtataatttataaattttagtgttttaagatttttttttgttttttgtttaacttaTCTTTTTTGTCATCTATTTATGTTATTGGTTTTTGATCGTGGATAGATAGATGGACATGTATATACCCCTTTTTCTTACAAACCGAAAAAACCATAGGAAACTTTGCGGAAGACGGTTGATTTGAAACCCTATATTTTACTTGATCACTGAACTTTCTTTAAATCTACGTCAAATGAATCGATACGAAGAATTGAGAAGGCATAAGGTACCGGTTCCTAAGGTTTCGGGGGCCCTATTCAAAAaccaataataaatattttatttttattttaaattaacaatattttcattaatttttactttaataaaaagttagttgaattatatattttattaaaagaatattttatcaGTTTTAATAACATTATAagcataatatattatattatatttatttattttcattcatttttaaatcataataacacaaaacttgtTACTTTCAATtctctataatatttttt from Raphanus sativus cultivar WK10039 unplaced genomic scaffold, ASM80110v3 Scaffold0972, whole genome shotgun sequence harbors:
- the LOC108846176 gene encoding 60S ribosomal protein L35-2 — protein: MARIKVHELREKSKSDLSTQLQEFKAELALLRVAKVTGGAPNKLSKIKVVRKSIAQVLTVISQKQKSALREVYKNQKFLPLDLRPKKTRAIRRRLTKHQASLKTEREKKKEMYFPIRKYAIKV
- the LOC130503480 gene encoding protein FAR1-RELATED SEQUENCE 5-like, coding for MDNEEVLDFDVDDDDGIDIEHNDSIDILDDSPIPDTTTSTTTTTTTTTNPDSSAAHYYFPDGDLLEPYDGLEFESEESAKAFYNSYARRVGFSTRVSSSRRSRRDGAIIQRQFVCAKEGFRNMNEKRTKDREIKRPRTVTRVGCKASLSVKMHDSSGKWIVSGFVKEHNHELVPPDQVHCLRSHRQISGPAKTLIDTLQAAGMGPRRIMSALIKEYGGISKVGFTEVDCRNYMRNNRQKSIQGEIQLLLDYLRQMNSENPTFFYAVQRSEDNHHHDHQSVVVGNVFWADPKAILDFAYFGDTVTFDTTYRSNRYRLPFAPFTGVNHHGQPVLFGCAFIVNETEASFVWLFKTWLAAMSAHAARSPVSITTDHDAVIRAAVVQVFPEARHRFCKWHIFKKCQEKLSHVFLRHPSFESDFHKSVNLTDSVEDFESCWFSLLDKYELRDHDWLQALYSDRRQWVPVYLRDTFFAEMSSTQRSDSINSYFDGYINASTNLTQFFKLYEKALESRLEKEVKADYDTMNSPPVLKTPSPMEKQASELYTRKLFTRFQEELVGTLTFMASKADDDGDLGTYQVAKYGETHKAHCVKFNILEMRANCSCQMFEFSGIVCRHILAVFRVTNLLTLPPYYILKRWTRNAKSSVIFDDYGLHAYDNYLESHTVRYNTLRHKAFNFVQEAGKSIYTCDVALVALQEAAKTVSLEMKNEVRRTMANGHVKGSSASDGEHIRRSEECQQEEPEVDEMDKKIIELRHELELANRKCEAYRTNLLSVLKELEDQKLQVSIKVQNIKISLKDSL